One part of the Pannonibacter sp. XCT-53 genome encodes these proteins:
- a CDS encoding NnrU family protein gives MLYLILGIALFFGAHTLTMLRELRAGLQERLGSGGYKGLYSLVSALGLGLMIYGYGLARFEGAPQIYEPPVGLKHVAFLLLLPVFVFLIAAYVPGRIKRALKHPMLVAVKLWALAHLLANGDLASVLLFGSFLVWAVVDRISIKRRVPVAAGGPPQIDVGPAGDVVALVGGLALYGLFVWKLHEWLVGVAPM, from the coding sequence ATGCTGTATCTGATCCTCGGGATCGCGCTGTTCTTCGGCGCACACACTCTCACCATGCTGCGCGAGCTGCGCGCAGGCCTGCAGGAGCGGCTGGGAAGCGGCGGCTACAAGGGCCTCTACAGCCTCGTTTCCGCCCTCGGCCTCGGGCTGATGATCTATGGCTACGGCCTCGCCCGTTTCGAGGGCGCGCCGCAGATCTACGAGCCGCCGGTGGGGCTCAAGCATGTGGCCTTCCTGCTGCTGCTGCCGGTGTTCGTGTTCCTGATCGCCGCCTATGTTCCCGGCCGTATCAAGCGGGCGCTGAAGCACCCGATGCTGGTGGCCGTGAAGCTGTGGGCGCTTGCCCATCTGCTGGCCAATGGCGACCTTGCCTCGGTCCTGCTGTTCGGGTCCTTCCTGGTCTGGGCGGTCGTCGACCGGATCTCGATCAAGCGGCGCGTGCCGGTGGCCGCCGGTGGTCCGCCGCAGATCGACGTCGGCCCGGCCGGTGACGTGGTGGCGCTGGTGGGCGGCCTCGCGCTCTACGGGCTCTTCGTCTGGAAGCTGCACGAATGGCTGGTCGGCGTCGCGCCGATGTAG
- a CDS encoding tetratricopeptide repeat protein, whose product MSDIFREVDEDIRHEKYRRLWDRFGVYVIILAVLVVVGTAGYRGWLYWEGQQAQKAGDTFMAAVRAADAGNSAEAQTLFESLAQSTGGYPVLARMRAATDLARQGNEAEALARFDAIAADSSADPLLRGLAAIRAGYIALDSADYATVAGRLQPLAANDNPWRFAAREILAFSAWKQGDLTAAQSWVDQIAGDAAAPRDIAGRVGLLNDLIRAATGKAPAAAGVSN is encoded by the coding sequence ATGTCCGATATTTTCCGCGAAGTCGACGAGGATATCCGTCACGAAAAGTACCGTCGCCTTTGGGACAGGTTCGGCGTCTACGTCATCATCCTTGCCGTGCTGGTGGTGGTCGGAACGGCCGGGTACCGCGGCTGGCTCTACTGGGAAGGGCAGCAGGCGCAGAAGGCCGGTGACACGTTCATGGCTGCCGTGCGCGCCGCTGATGCCGGCAATTCGGCAGAGGCCCAGACCCTGTTCGAGAGCCTCGCGCAGTCGACCGGCGGCTATCCGGTGCTGGCGCGGATGCGCGCGGCCACCGACCTGGCGCGCCAGGGCAACGAGGCCGAGGCCCTGGCCCGCTTCGACGCGATTGCCGCCGATTCGTCGGCCGACCCGCTGCTGCGCGGCCTGGCCGCGATCCGGGCCGGCTATATTGCCCTCGACAGCGCCGACTATGCGACCGTTGCCGGCCGGCTCCAGCCGCTGGCGGCCAATGACAATCCCTGGCGGTTCGCGGCGCGCGAGATCCTCGCCTTCAGCGCCTGGAAACAGGGTGACCTGACGGCGGCCCAGTCCTGGGTCGACCAGATCGCCGGCGACGCCGCCGCCCCGCGCGACATTGCCGGCCGCGTCGGCCTTCTCAACGACCTGATCCGTGCCGCCACCGGCAAGGCGCCGGCCGCTGCGGGAGTGAGCAACTGA
- a CDS encoding DUF3857 domain-containing protein, with the protein MVPLLSRPLAAPHNSRVPWPGAVPVRSALAASVLVLLLALAGTPPAHAASTPPSGIAAQAGPQQEARIGPRPDWVDLAPIPEPDPELELQVSDGVYILMIDDQKRWDGAEETVHRRRVRQVIDRSGLEAASTIQMDFDPSRETLTLNSVRIRRNGVWRDVTQDTRLEILRQEDQLGNGILAGQLTLLAILPNVQVDDTIDYEMTVVDSRPLFRGAYASSAGFSTDFPIGFLRSRVSIPAGRQAVIRLHGRTDQQPETVTADGYTITRAEIGGKVY; encoded by the coding sequence ATGGTTCCACTGCTTTCCCGCCCCCTTGCCGCTCCCCACAACTCCCGTGTGCCGTGGCCAGGCGCCGTGCCGGTCCGGTCGGCGCTGGCCGCAAGCGTCCTCGTCCTGCTGCTCGCCCTTGCGGGCACTCCGCCGGCGCATGCGGCGTCCACACCGCCGTCCGGCATCGCCGCGCAAGCCGGGCCGCAGCAGGAGGCCCGCATCGGCCCGCGCCCGGACTGGGTCGACCTGGCGCCGATCCCGGAACCGGATCCGGAGCTTGAGCTGCAGGTGAGCGACGGCGTCTACATTCTGATGATCGACGACCAGAAGCGCTGGGATGGAGCGGAGGAAACCGTCCACCGCCGCCGCGTGCGCCAGGTCATCGACCGCTCCGGTCTCGAGGCGGCCTCGACCATCCAGATGGACTTCGACCCGAGCCGCGAGACCCTGACCCTCAACTCCGTCCGGATCCGGCGCAATGGTGTCTGGCGCGACGTCACGCAGGACACACGCCTCGAGATCCTGCGGCAGGAGGATCAACTGGGCAACGGCATCCTCGCCGGCCAGCTGACGCTTCTGGCCATCCTGCCGAACGTGCAGGTGGACGACACGATCGATTACGAGATGACCGTGGTCGACAGCCGCCCGCTGTTCCGCGGGGCCTACGCCAGCAGTGCCGGCTTCAGCACCGACTTCCCGATCGGCTTCCTGCGCAGCCGCGTCTCGATCCCGGCCGGCCGGCAGGCCGTCATCCGGCTGCATGGCCGGACGGATCAGCAGCCCGAGACCGTCACGGCCGATGGGTACACCATCACCCGGGCCGAGATCGGCGGCAAGGTCTACTAG
- a CDS encoding outer membrane protein assembly factor BamB family protein, producing the protein MPLKTSSRLRALAGLATLMVVLQGCSSVSEYTDAINPFAEREKILPGDRQPVFADADPLASAAGKAASIGSATGGQNWPQAGGPENNDAGNIAVSVSGQRVWRASIGSSGGGLTASGLRAAARPVSDGGRIFVYKPSGEVMAFTTGGARAWTRDLRPEGEDDVASGGGVAVANGRVFAATGYRKFAALDAGSGQVLWTIDLSTPARGAPAVGNGYVFVVTQNNEVYAIKQEDGSVVWTYSGIEESAGLLSASAPAVVGGTVVVPFSSGEIMAIDIKKGEPIWAEGVARAFRTLALSTLADVSASPVVAGGTVFATGVAGRTIAASLKTGQIEWQQDIGSVHTPVVSGSAVFMVTLDDRMVALDRKTGQPLWRADLPQLENKKKRRNWAGPVLANGTLVAFSNDGRIALVDATSGNVQSVRDVQTNVFVTPIVAGGRVIVLEGDNGLAAFN; encoded by the coding sequence ATGCCGCTGAAGACCTCCTCTCGACTGCGCGCTCTTGCCGGGCTGGCCACGCTGATGGTCGTCCTGCAGGGCTGCAGCTCCGTGTCGGAATACACCGACGCGATCAATCCCTTCGCCGAGCGCGAGAAGATCCTGCCCGGCGACCGGCAGCCGGTCTTTGCCGATGCCGATCCGCTGGCCAGCGCGGCCGGCAAGGCGGCCAGCATCGGTTCGGCCACCGGTGGCCAGAACTGGCCGCAGGCCGGTGGCCCGGAAAACAACGATGCCGGCAACATCGCCGTCTCGGTGAGCGGCCAGCGCGTCTGGCGCGCCTCGATCGGCAGCTCCGGCGGCGGGCTGACAGCCTCGGGCCTGCGTGCCGCTGCCCGTCCGGTGTCCGACGGCGGACGCATCTTCGTCTACAAGCCCTCGGGCGAGGTGATGGCCTTCACGACCGGCGGCGCCCGGGCCTGGACCCGCGACCTGCGCCCCGAAGGCGAGGATGACGTGGCCTCGGGCGGCGGTGTCGCCGTGGCCAACGGCCGCGTCTTCGCCGCCACCGGCTACCGCAAGTTTGCCGCGCTCGATGCCGGGTCCGGTCAGGTCCTGTGGACCATCGACCTCAGCACGCCGGCGCGCGGCGCTCCGGCCGTCGGCAACGGCTATGTCTTCGTCGTGACCCAGAACAACGAGGTCTACGCGATCAAGCAGGAAGACGGGTCGGTCGTCTGGACCTATTCGGGCATCGAGGAATCCGCCGGCCTCCTGTCCGCCTCTGCGCCGGCTGTGGTCGGCGGCACGGTCGTGGTGCCGTTCTCCTCCGGCGAGATCATGGCCATCGACATCAAGAAGGGCGAGCCGATCTGGGCCGAGGGCGTTGCCCGCGCGTTCCGTACCCTCGCGCTCTCGACGCTGGCCGACGTGTCGGCCAGCCCGGTGGTGGCCGGCGGCACCGTGTTCGCCACGGGCGTGGCCGGGCGCACCATCGCCGCCTCGCTCAAGACCGGCCAGATCGAATGGCAGCAGGACATCGGCAGCGTGCACACGCCGGTCGTCTCCGGCTCGGCCGTGTTCATGGTGACGCTGGATGACCGCATGGTCGCGCTCGACCGCAAGACCGGCCAGCCGCTGTGGCGCGCCGACCTGCCGCAGCTCGAGAACAAGAAGAAGCGCCGCAACTGGGCCGGTCCGGTGCTGGCAAACGGCACTCTTGTCGCTTTCTCGAACGACGGACGCATCGCGCTGGTTGACGCCACGTCCGGAAACGTGCAGAGCGTGAGGGATGTCCAGACCAATGTGTTCGTGACGCCGATCGTGGCCGGTGGCCGTGTGATCGTGCTTGAAGGCGACAACGGTCTGGCGGCCTTCAACTGA
- a CDS encoding zinc-binding alcohol dehydrogenase family protein, which translates to MRAVAYQSPQPISSARALVDVDLPVPVATGQDLLVDVRAVSVNPVDTKIRKSVAPAEGEWKVLGWDAAGVVVATGPEVTAFKPGDEVYYAGAIHRPGTNAEYHLVDERIVGRKPKSLDFKAAAALPLTAITAWEMLFDRLDVAKPVPGAARAIVIIGGAGGVGSIAIQLARALTDLTVIATASRPETQAWVRELGAHHVIDHRSPIAPQVAELGLGAPSYVFSTTNTDDHMADSIDLLAPQGRFGLIDDPKELNALPLKRKSLSLHWELMFTRSLFETADMARQHELLTRVAELVDAGQIRTTLAEDYGTISADTLKRAHALIESGKAKGKIVLGGF; encoded by the coding sequence ATGCGAGCCGTTGCCTATCAATCCCCGCAGCCCATCAGTTCTGCCCGCGCGCTGGTCGACGTCGACCTGCCAGTTCCCGTCGCAACAGGCCAGGATCTTCTCGTCGACGTCCGGGCCGTCTCGGTCAATCCGGTCGATACCAAGATCCGCAAGTCGGTTGCACCGGCCGAGGGGGAGTGGAAAGTGCTGGGCTGGGACGCTGCCGGCGTGGTGGTGGCCACCGGTCCCGAGGTGACCGCCTTCAAGCCGGGAGACGAGGTGTATTATGCCGGAGCGATCCATCGCCCCGGTACCAATGCCGAGTATCATCTCGTGGACGAGCGCATTGTCGGGCGCAAGCCGAAGAGCCTCGACTTCAAGGCCGCGGCTGCCCTGCCGCTGACGGCGATCACCGCCTGGGAGATGCTCTTCGACCGGCTTGACGTTGCCAAGCCGGTGCCGGGGGCTGCGCGTGCCATTGTCATCATCGGCGGCGCCGGCGGCGTCGGGTCCATTGCCATCCAGCTGGCCCGGGCGCTGACGGACCTCACCGTCATTGCGACGGCTTCACGGCCGGAAACCCAGGCCTGGGTGCGGGAGCTTGGCGCCCATCACGTCATCGATCACCGGTCGCCGATCGCGCCGCAAGTGGCAGAACTCGGCCTCGGCGCGCCCTCCTACGTGTTCTCGACCACCAACACCGACGACCACATGGCTGACAGCATCGATCTCCTGGCGCCGCAGGGCCGCTTCGGTCTGATCGACGACCCGAAGGAGCTGAACGCGCTGCCCCTGAAGCGCAAGTCGCTGTCGCTGCACTGGGAGCTGATGTTCACGAGGTCGCTGTTCGAGACGGCCGACATGGCCCGGCAGCACGAGCTTCTGACCCGGGTTGCGGAGCTGGTCGATGCCGGCCAGATCCGCACGACATTGGCCGAAGACTACGGCACGATCAGCGCCGACACCCTCAAGCGCGCCCATGCCCTGATCGAGAGCGGCAAGGCCAAGGGCAAGATTGTCCTCGGCGGGTTCTGA
- a CDS encoding winged helix-turn-helix transcriptional regulator, with the protein MTRQRHLSYDCAPGCSVEAALSLIDGKWKGVILFHLLDGPMRFNEIRRKLAKVTQRMLTTQLRELEADGLVIRTVFAQVPPRVDYALSERGQSLAPALLALKQWGDAHMHLFAGADACSLTAVADTPAP; encoded by the coding sequence ATGACCCGTCAGCGCCACCTCAGCTACGACTGTGCGCCGGGATGTTCCGTTGAAGCCGCGCTCAGCCTGATCGATGGCAAGTGGAAGGGTGTCATCCTGTTTCACCTGCTGGACGGCCCGATGCGCTTCAATGAAATCCGGCGCAAGCTCGCCAAGGTCACCCAGCGCATGCTGACGACACAGTTGCGCGAGCTGGAGGCCGACGGCCTCGTCATCCGCACGGTCTTCGCCCAGGTGCCTCCCAGGGTCGATTATGCCCTCTCCGAACGCGGCCAGTCCCTCGCCCCGGCCCTGCTCGCCCTGAAGCAATGGGGCGATGCCCACATGCATCTCTTTGCCGGAGCGGACGCTTGCAGCCTCACGGCTGTCGCCGACACCCCCGCACCATGA
- a CDS encoding PilZ domain-containing protein, which produces MDERRAAPRMRVLKAGRIVFGNGMRVYDCMLRNSSEGGVLLKVPSTHDVPDEFMLYVDTDQIRRPVQIVWRKADQLGVRFTGPAEPVRAA; this is translated from the coding sequence TTGGACGAACGCCGCGCCGCGCCCCGCATGCGTGTCCTCAAGGCTGGCCGGATCGTGTTCGGCAACGGCATGCGTGTCTATGACTGCATGCTGCGCAACTCCTCCGAGGGCGGCGTGCTGCTGAAGGTTCCGAGCACCCATGACGTGCCGGACGAATTCATGCTCTATGTCGACACCGATCAGATCCGCCGGCCGGTGCAGATCGTCTGGCGCAAGGCGGACCAGCTCGGCGTCCGGTTCACCGGTCCGGCCGAGCCGGTCAGGGCCGCCTGA
- a CDS encoding ABC transporter ATP-binding protein gives MAADQERAPQGREGGRAAQRAMWRAMRRGQGIGGHLVANVASLRRLPQLVASLWAAGPGLASAILVLRLIRALQPPAVLYVAKLIIDEIVARSAAGAGSFQLADLQQGGALSPLAGLILLEFALVAGDAVLSRVDRLLEQMLGERHANRLGAALIRQADALDLAQLETGEIQDRLQRARNQSVMGNSLLGQMLNQAQDAVTLIALVAGVAAFAPALVLLLAFALLPSLLGEAYFNSLRYGLDKEATARRREIDYIRYVGANARTAKEVKLFGLGAYLAGRFTTLAGSLHVASMALARKRALWGALFGILSALSYYGAYGYIAFRAVQGDISLGELTFLAGALMRLNALFERMILGLTQIADRALYLEDLYSFFELVPGVTEPERPLPFPEPIRQGIVFENVGFRYPGKEGWVLRNLDLTIRPGETVALVGENGAGKTTIVKLMSRLYDPTEGRILIDGIDCRAFALADLRRHVGVIFQDFVKYNFPAAVNIGVGRIEAVADRERMDAAAEASLAADVIARLPAGYDQVLGDMFTSGVELSGGEWQRIAIARAYFRDAALLILDEPTAALDARAEAAVFARFRDLSRGRTAVFISHRFGTVRMADRIVVLDRGGILEAGSHDDLMRRDGHYAALFRLQAEAFQ, from the coding sequence ATGGCGGCAGATCAGGAGCGGGCGCCGCAGGGCCGGGAGGGCGGCCGGGCCGCACAGCGGGCAATGTGGCGGGCGATGCGGCGCGGGCAGGGCATCGGCGGCCATCTGGTGGCCAATGTCGCCTCGCTGCGGCGACTGCCGCAACTGGTGGCCTCGCTGTGGGCCGCCGGTCCCGGGCTTGCGAGCGCCATTCTGGTCCTTCGCCTGATCCGGGCGCTGCAGCCGCCGGCCGTGCTCTATGTCGCCAAGCTGATCATCGACGAGATCGTGGCCCGCTCGGCCGCCGGCGCGGGCAGCTTTCAGCTGGCCGACCTGCAGCAGGGCGGGGCGCTGTCCCCGCTCGCCGGGCTGATCCTGCTCGAGTTTGCGCTGGTGGCAGGCGATGCGGTGCTGTCGCGCGTCGATCGGTTGCTCGAACAGATGCTGGGCGAGCGCCATGCCAACCGGCTCGGGGCCGCCCTCATCCGCCAGGCGGATGCGCTTGACCTGGCCCAGCTGGAGACGGGCGAGATCCAGGACCGGCTGCAGCGGGCGCGCAACCAGTCGGTCATGGGCAACAGCCTGCTCGGCCAGATGCTGAACCAGGCCCAGGATGCGGTGACGCTGATTGCGCTGGTGGCGGGTGTGGCCGCCTTTGCCCCGGCGCTGGTGCTGCTGCTGGCCTTCGCGCTTCTGCCGTCGCTGCTGGGCGAGGCCTATTTCAATTCGCTGCGCTACGGGCTCGACAAGGAGGCGACGGCCCGGCGGCGCGAGATCGACTACATCCGCTATGTCGGGGCCAATGCCCGCACGGCCAAGGAAGTGAAGCTGTTCGGCCTCGGAGCCTATCTGGCCGGGCGGTTCACGACGCTGGCCGGCTCGTTGCATGTCGCCAGCATGGCACTCGCGCGCAAGCGGGCGCTCTGGGGGGCGCTGTTCGGCATCCTGAGCGCGCTGTCCTACTATGGTGCCTATGGCTACATCGCCTTCCGGGCGGTGCAGGGCGACATCTCGCTGGGCGAGCTGACCTTCCTCGCCGGAGCGCTCATGCGCCTCAACGCCCTGTTCGAGCGCATGATCCTCGGCCTGACGCAGATCGCCGACCGGGCGCTCTATCTGGAAGACCTCTATTCCTTCTTCGAGCTGGTGCCGGGCGTGACGGAGCCGGAACGGCCGCTGCCGTTTCCCGAGCCGATCCGCCAGGGCATCGTGTTCGAGAACGTGGGCTTCCGCTATCCGGGCAAGGAGGGCTGGGTGCTGCGCAACCTCGACCTGACGATCCGGCCGGGCGAGACCGTGGCGCTGGTCGGCGAGAACGGGGCCGGCAAGACCACCATCGTCAAGCTCATGTCGCGGCTCTACGATCCGACGGAAGGCCGGATCCTGATCGATGGCATCGACTGCCGGGCCTTCGCGCTCGCCGATCTGCGCCGGCACGTGGGCGTGATCTTCCAGGACTTCGTGAAGTACAATTTTCCGGCCGCGGTCAACATCGGCGTCGGACGCATCGAGGCGGTTGCGGACCGGGAGAGGATGGACGCGGCCGCGGAGGCAAGCCTTGCGGCTGACGTGATCGCGCGGCTGCCGGCCGGCTACGATCAGGTGCTCGGCGACATGTTCACCTCCGGCGTCGAACTGTCCGGCGGGGAATGGCAGCGGATCGCGATCGCCCGGGCTTACTTCCGGGATGCGGCCCTGCTGATCCTGGACGAACCCACCGCAGCCCTCGATGCCCGGGCCGAAGCGGCGGTGTTTGCCCGTTTCCGCGATCTCAGCCGGGGGCGGACGGCGGTCTTCATCTCGCACCGGTTCGGCACCGTGCGCATGGCCGACCGGATCGTGGTGCTGGATCGCGGCGGCATCCTGGAAGCCGGCAGCCACGACGACCTGATGCGCCGCGATGGCCACTACGCCGCGCTGTTCCGGCTTCAGGCGGAAGCGTTCCAGTAG